In Deinococcus sedimenti, a single genomic region encodes these proteins:
- a CDS encoding PulJ/GspJ family protein, protein MKNLTHGFTLVESIIALSIASVVIGGVGLALNTAVQGQIQQNIALSERASMSRLLETLQHQTLPLVGYDDSGATSMALLYADTTVAVDGGPFTIENGWATVDGARISVPQQACTKAQFDGKALRLGFEGGTISISGRPSNYDIAALRVIPEPDQSRIRVALKGARSGETMSGVLHIKPIGQAACPVVQTYQPSEAGAPGEPVVPVPGGSVMSTVRPPSLVPPVAPVPPTPPSGEPTPGGGKCSSGWGSSSGGRVSIKQCPGGEGDLNERAQSRADSLEPVCVQDYKGSRTSSSYSNGVKTTVTISPEQKMC, encoded by the coding sequence ATGAAGAACCTCACCCACGGCTTTACCCTCGTTGAAAGCATCATCGCCCTCTCCATCGCCAGCGTGGTCATCGGCGGCGTCGGCCTGGCGCTGAACACCGCGGTCCAGGGGCAGATTCAGCAGAACATTGCCCTGTCCGAGCGCGCCTCGATGTCCCGCCTACTGGAGACGCTCCAGCATCAGACCCTGCCGCTGGTTGGGTATGACGACAGCGGCGCCACCAGCATGGCCCTGCTGTACGCGGACACCACCGTGGCGGTGGACGGCGGCCCCTTCACCATAGAGAACGGGTGGGCCACGGTCGACGGCGCCCGGATCAGCGTCCCACAGCAGGCCTGCACCAAAGCGCAGTTCGATGGGAAGGCGCTGCGACTCGGCTTTGAAGGCGGAACCATCAGCATCAGCGGGCGCCCGTCGAACTACGACATCGCCGCCCTCCGCGTGATCCCCGAACCGGACCAGAGCCGCATCCGCGTGGCCCTGAAAGGCGCCCGGTCGGGCGAGACCATGTCGGGCGTGCTGCACATCAAGCCGATCGGTCAGGCCGCGTGCCCAGTGGTTCAGACCTACCAGCCCAGCGAAGCGGGCGCTCCGGGCGAGCCGGTGGTCCCGGTTCCCGGAGGCAGCGTGATGTCCACCGTCCGCCCCCCGTCCCTGGTGCCGCCCGTCGCGCCCGTGCCGCCCACGCCCCCGAGCGGCGAGCCCACCCCCGGCGGCGGGAAGTGCTCCTCGGGCTGGGGATCGAGCTCCGGTGGGCGGGTCAGCATCAAGCAGTGCCCTGGCGGCGAGGGCGATCTGAACGAGCGCGCACAGTCGCGGGCGGACAGCTTGGAACCGGTGTGCGTTCAGGACTACAAGGGCTCGCGGACCAGCAGCAGCTACAGCAACGGGGTGAAGACCACGGTCACCATCAGCCCAGAGCAGAAGATGTGCTGA
- a CDS encoding tyrosine-type recombinase/integrase: MLLTQLCLMHTRSLQAARRSPSTVTYYGYALEPLHKFLLERGHTGEISEIDRHLLAEFQLWLRDSRGMGPGGEHAVLRGVRAVFRWAVAEELLDRNPTLRLSMPNIRHEPPPAVQPEEVNACLKVAATLARPARSRALMLTLYDTGIRQGELLALTVDSVDFNTGMITVNAATSKSRKRRVVPFGIRTGKALSRYLRVERHPSLPVIDRLFLNRSGEPMTPGGLAHLLLTIGAQAGLPRDHTAPHAWRRGMAVQYLRQGGDLFSLQQILGHTTLEMTRRYVRYLPDDLQREHMRASPVDRL, encoded by the coding sequence ATGTTGTTGACACAGCTGTGCCTGATGCATACGCGGTCGCTCCAGGCGGCCAGGCGCTCGCCTTCCACGGTGACCTACTACGGGTACGCCCTCGAACCACTCCACAAGTTCCTGCTGGAGCGGGGCCACACTGGGGAGATCAGTGAGATTGACCGGCACCTGCTGGCCGAGTTCCAGCTGTGGCTGCGGGACTCGCGGGGCATGGGGCCTGGCGGTGAACACGCGGTCCTGAGGGGTGTTCGCGCGGTGTTCCGGTGGGCAGTGGCGGAGGAGCTGCTTGACCGTAACCCCACCCTACGTCTGTCCATGCCGAACATTCGGCACGAGCCGCCTCCCGCCGTTCAGCCGGAGGAGGTGAATGCCTGCCTGAAAGTCGCCGCCACCCTCGCGCGCCCGGCTCGCAGCCGGGCCCTGATGCTCACGCTGTACGACACGGGCATCCGACAGGGGGAGCTGCTGGCCCTGACAGTGGACAGCGTGGATTTCAACACCGGCATGATCACGGTGAACGCGGCAACGTCCAAGAGCCGGAAGCGCAGGGTGGTGCCGTTCGGGATCCGGACTGGGAAGGCGCTGTCCCGGTACCTGCGCGTGGAGCGCCACCCTTCCCTCCCGGTGATTGACCGCCTGTTCCTCAACCGCTCCGGGGAGCCCATGACCCCCGGCGGCCTGGCGCACCTGCTGCTGACGATCGGCGCTCAGGCCGGTCTCCCCCGCGACCATACGGCCCCACATGCGTGGCGCCGCGGGATGGCGGTGCAGTACCTGAGACAGGGGGGCGATCTGTTCTCGCTCCAGCAGATCCTCGGGCACACCACCCTGGAGATGACCCGGCGCTACGTCCGCTACCTCCCCGACGACCTCCAGCGCGAGCACATGCGCGCGTCCCCGGTAGACCGGCTGTGA
- the purD gene encoding phosphoribosylamine--glycine ligase, whose amino-acid sequence MRVLVIGGGGREHAIVHACVRAGHEVLCTPGNPGIAHMARVIGSAQDAASLAQLARAEATDVVIVGPEAYLAAGVVDECEALGIPAFGPSRAASRLEGDKAWSKAFMHRHGIPTAAHHTFSDLGAAAAHVGTLTPPIVVKDAGLKAGKGVTIAHSTDEARAALRDIFTQPGAQAVIEDFMTGQEVTVLALTDGSAYALTPPSQDHKTIHEGDTGPMTGGMGVICPFPISPEVLEVVRRDIIEPTLAGMREGGHPFRGVLYAGLMLTPNGPKVVEFNARFGDPEAEAVLPLLQSDLAQHALDAARSQLRPEDVRFGDAASATIILAAPGYPGEPQKGIPLTLPEPGQDEVIYHAGTAASAAGLISSGGRVLAVTAVADTLNGALGRAYALADRVDFPGAQLRRDIGARIGAAPDPTPV is encoded by the coding sequence ATGCGCGTCCTGGTGATCGGCGGCGGCGGACGCGAGCACGCGATCGTGCACGCCTGCGTCCGCGCGGGGCACGAGGTGCTGTGCACGCCCGGCAACCCTGGCATCGCGCACATGGCCCGCGTGATCGGCAGCGCGCAGGACGCCGCGAGCCTCGCGCAGCTGGCCCGCGCGGAGGCGACCGACGTGGTGATCGTGGGGCCCGAAGCGTACCTCGCGGCGGGCGTCGTGGACGAGTGCGAGGCGCTGGGCATCCCGGCGTTCGGCCCGTCGCGCGCCGCGAGCCGACTGGAGGGCGACAAGGCCTGGAGCAAGGCGTTCATGCACCGCCACGGCATCCCGACCGCCGCGCACCACACCTTCAGCGACCTGGGCGCGGCCGCGGCGCACGTGGGGACCCTGACGCCGCCCATCGTGGTGAAGGACGCGGGCCTGAAGGCCGGGAAGGGCGTCACCATCGCCCACAGCACCGACGAGGCGCGGGCGGCGCTGCGGGACATCTTCACGCAGCCCGGCGCGCAGGCGGTCATCGAGGACTTCATGACCGGGCAGGAGGTCACGGTGCTCGCCCTGACCGACGGCAGCGCGTACGCCCTGACGCCCCCCAGCCAGGACCACAAGACCATCCACGAGGGCGACACCGGCCCCATGACCGGCGGGATGGGCGTCATCTGTCCCTTCCCCATCAGCCCGGAGGTGCTGGAAGTCGTACGGCGCGACATCATCGAACCCACCCTGGCGGGCATGCGCGAAGGCGGGCACCCGTTCCGGGGCGTGCTGTACGCCGGACTGATGCTCACCCCGAACGGCCCGAAAGTCGTGGAATTCAACGCCCGCTTCGGCGACCCCGAAGCGGAGGCCGTGTTGCCCCTGCTACAGAGCGACCTCGCGCAGCATGCCCTGGACGCCGCCCGCAGTCAGCTCCGACCCGAGGACGTGCGCTTCGGCGACGCCGCGAGCGCCACCATCATCCTCGCCGCGCCCGGCTACCCCGGCGAACCGCAGAAAGGGATTCCCCTGACCCTCCCCGAACCCGGCCAGGACGAGGTCATCTACCACGCGGGCACCGCTGCCAGCGCCGCCGGGCTGATCAGCAGCGGCGGCCGCGTGCTGGCCGTCACCGCCGTCGCGGACACCCTGAACGGCGCGCTGGGCCGCGCGTACGCCCTTGCGGATCGCGTGGACTTTCCCGGCGCGCAGCTGCGGCGCGACATCGGCGCCCGCATCGGCGCGGCCCCTGACCCCACGCCCGTTTGA
- a CDS encoding MBL fold metallo-hydrolase, whose translation MTVHTLDLNFQNTPGVIASSVFDTGDGLAVVDTGPGSTLGALEAGLAGVGASLADVRHVLLTHIHFDHAGAAGTVLDRVPQARAYVHERGAAHLSRPERLLASATQIYGEHMDALWGTMRPIDPERLTVLKGGETLTLGDHPVQVHYTPGHAVHHVSYHAGDDLFLGDVGGIRLDVAQTPRAPTPPPDINLEAWQGSLSVLETLDARTLHLAHFGAYPNTPDHWAGLRATMTADAERVRAGLTAGLDPQAITTAFTEDLMHELKMEDPTLPARYDFACPPWMSVQGLLRYWARQAARGQG comes from the coding sequence ATGACGGTCCACACGCTTGACCTGAACTTCCAGAACACGCCGGGCGTGATCGCCTCCAGCGTGTTCGACACCGGGGACGGGCTGGCGGTCGTGGATACCGGGCCGGGCAGCACCCTGGGCGCGCTGGAGGCCGGACTGGCCGGGGTGGGCGCGTCGCTGGCGGACGTTCGGCACGTGCTGCTGACGCACATTCACTTCGATCACGCGGGCGCGGCAGGCACCGTGCTGGACCGGGTGCCGCAGGCCCGCGCGTACGTGCACGAGCGGGGCGCGGCGCACCTGTCGCGCCCGGAGCGGCTGCTGGCGAGCGCCACGCAGATCTACGGCGAGCACATGGACGCGCTGTGGGGCACCATGCGGCCCATCGATCCCGAACGCCTGACCGTCCTGAAGGGCGGCGAGACGCTGACGCTGGGCGACCACCCGGTGCAGGTGCACTACACGCCGGGGCACGCCGTGCATCACGTGTCGTACCACGCCGGGGACGACCTGTTCCTGGGGGACGTGGGGGGCATCCGGCTGGACGTTGCCCAGACACCCCGCGCGCCCACCCCGCCGCCGGACATCAATCTGGAGGCGTGGCAAGGCAGCCTCTCCGTACTGGAGACGCTGGACGCCCGGACGCTGCACCTCGCGCACTTCGGGGCGTACCCGAACACGCCCGACCACTGGGCCGGACTGCGCGCCACCATGACCGCCGACGCCGAGCGCGTCCGCGCGGGCCTGACGGCCGGACTGGACCCGCAGGCCATCACGACCGCCTTCACCGAGGACCTGATGCACGAACTCAAGATGGAAGACCCGACCCTGCCCGCCCGATACGACTTCGCGTGCCCGCCGTGGATGAGCGTGCAGGGGCTGCTGCGCTACTGGGCGCGGCAGGCCGCGCGGGGGCAGGGCTGA
- a CDS encoding RNHCP domain-containing protein — protein MSGERRFTVQGTNNAFTCANCGALVQPLRNGSVRNHCPACLHSLHVDVLPGDRACDCHGVMEPVDVDQSGKKGWVIVHRCRKCGFTGRNRTALDDPDQPDSWDALIAVSSRRRD, from the coding sequence GTGAGCGGCGAGCGGCGCTTCACGGTGCAGGGCACGAACAATGCGTTCACCTGCGCGAACTGCGGCGCGCTGGTGCAGCCGCTGCGGAACGGGTCGGTGCGCAACCACTGCCCCGCGTGCCTGCACAGCCTGCACGTGGACGTCCTGCCCGGCGACCGCGCCTGCGACTGTCACGGCGTCATGGAACCGGTGGACGTGGACCAGAGCGGGAAGAAAGGCTGGGTGATCGTGCACCGCTGCCGCAAATGCGGGTTCACGGGGCGCAACCGCACGGCGCTGGACGACCCGGACCAGCCGGACAGCTGGGACGCCCTGATCGCCGTCAGCAGCCGCAGGCGCGACTGA
- a CDS encoding MOSC domain-containing protein, translating into MTPTLKLDAVCVGQPTALRVGKRDDISGIDKHPVPGRVAVGTERLDGDHIDSKKHHGGPDQAAYLYTAPDYDHWTGVLGEALRPGTLGENLVLSGLESAALRVGDRLTVHAPEGDVVFEVTAPRIPCATLSAHMGDGTFAKKFARARRPGAYLRVLQPGTVGAGDPVTFTPAAEGAPTIGELFDLWFGAKPGPATLEGYLRWPLAVRLRKDVQKYLGAAQG; encoded by the coding sequence ATGACCCCCACCCTCAAGCTGGACGCCGTGTGCGTCGGGCAGCCGACCGCCCTGCGCGTCGGGAAACGCGACGACATCAGCGGCATCGACAAGCACCCGGTGCCGGGCCGCGTGGCGGTCGGCACGGAACGCTTGGACGGCGACCACATCGACAGCAAGAAACACCACGGCGGCCCGGATCAGGCGGCGTACCTGTACACCGCGCCGGACTACGACCACTGGACCGGGGTGCTGGGCGAGGCGTTGCGGCCCGGCACGCTGGGCGAGAACCTCGTCCTGAGCGGGCTGGAATCCGCCGCGCTGCGGGTCGGGGACCGCCTGACCGTCCACGCCCCCGAGGGGGACGTGGTGTTCGAGGTCACCGCGCCCCGCATTCCCTGCGCGACCCTCTCGGCGCACATGGGCGACGGCACCTTCGCGAAGAAGTTCGCCAGGGCGCGGCGGCCCGGCGCGTACCTGCGCGTCCTGCAGCCCGGCACGGTCGGCGCGGGCGACCCGGTGACCTTCACGCCCGCCGCCGAGGGTGCCCCGACCATCGGTGAACTGTTCGACCTGTGGTTCGGCGCCAAGCCGGGCCCCGCCACGCTGGAAGGGTACCTGCGCTGGCCGCTGGCCGTCCGTCTGCGAAAGGACGTTCAGAAGTACCTGGGTGCCGCGCAGGGCTGA
- the nadA gene encoding quinolinate synthase NadA, which yields MTDSAPEAVNPVVPRPQTPHRDLLQLEVLPDEAQIRADIERLRKERNAVIIAHNYQRPEVQGIADFVGDSLGLSRQAAKTDADVIVFAGVHFMAETAAILNPEKTVLLPDLRAGCSLADTVTAQGIRDWKAQNPGGLVVTYVNTTADVKAESDYCVTSGNAVQVVQSLPEGVPVLFAPDRFLAAHVIRETGRAMDVWDGACHVHEAIRPEDVQGQQAAYPDAELLIHPECGCSTRILGEIPDLQLYSTEGMIHRAKASPAQEFIVVTETGMVTRLEHDVPDKTFIPVSRTACCEYMKMITLENIRDALVNLEPRVTVPADIRALALKPIERMLAIG from the coding sequence ATGACCGACTCTGCCCCTGAAGCCGTGAATCCCGTCGTTCCCCGCCCCCAGACCCCGCACCGCGACCTGCTGCAACTGGAAGTCCTGCCCGACGAGGCACAGATCCGCGCGGACATCGAGCGCCTGCGCAAGGAGCGCAACGCGGTGATCATCGCGCACAACTACCAGCGTCCCGAGGTGCAGGGGATCGCAGACTTCGTCGGGGACTCGCTGGGCCTCTCCCGGCAGGCGGCGAAGACCGACGCGGACGTCATCGTGTTCGCCGGGGTGCACTTCATGGCGGAAACCGCCGCGATCCTCAACCCGGAAAAGACCGTGCTGCTGCCCGACCTGCGCGCCGGGTGCTCCCTGGCGGACACCGTGACCGCGCAGGGCATCCGCGACTGGAAGGCGCAGAACCCCGGCGGGCTGGTCGTGACCTACGTGAACACCACCGCCGACGTGAAGGCCGAGAGCGACTACTGCGTCACCAGCGGCAACGCCGTGCAGGTCGTCCAGAGCCTCCCCGAAGGCGTGCCGGTCCTGTTCGCGCCGGACCGCTTCCTGGCGGCGCACGTGATCCGCGAGACGGGCCGCGCCATGGACGTCTGGGACGGCGCGTGCCACGTGCACGAGGCGATCCGCCCCGAGGACGTGCAGGGCCAGCAGGCGGCGTACCCGGACGCGGAACTCCTCATCCACCCCGAGTGCGGCTGCTCCACTAGGATCCTCGGCGAGATCCCCGACTTGCAGCTGTACTCCACCGAGGGCATGATCCACCGCGCCAAGGCCAGCCCCGCGCAGGAATTCATCGTCGTCACCGAGACCGGCATGGTCACCCGCCTGGAACACGACGTGCCCGACAAGACCTTCATTCCCGTCAGCCGCACCGCTTGCTGCGAGTACATGAAGATGATCACCCTGGAGAACATCCGCGATGCCCTGGTGAACCTGGAACCGCGCGTGACCGTCCCGGCGGACATCCGCGCGCTGGCCCTGAAACCCATCGAGCGGATGCTCGCCATCGGGTAA
- the nadC gene encoding carboxylating nicotinate-nucleotide diphosphorylase has translation MLSLDERLRAALAEDIGRGDATTLATIPAAQQARAEFLLKEAGVLSGLEVATRVFALVDPTVTVTWTAQDGEARTRGPVGTVQGAARSLLTGERLALNLMQRLSGVATQTRRHVDALGESRTRLLDTRKTTPLWRDLEKQAVRHGGGFNHRAGLDDGILIKDNHVAAAGSITEAIRRARDHAYLLKVECEVPNLAGLEEALHAGADRVLLDNMSDDLLVQAVAVRDRLAPHVTLEASGNMTPARLPAVAVSGVDFVSAGGLTHSAPALDISLNFIPLPEDSK, from the coding sequence GTGCTGAGTCTGGATGAGCGCCTGCGCGCCGCCCTGGCCGAGGACATCGGCCGCGGTGACGCCACGACCCTCGCCACCATTCCCGCCGCGCAGCAGGCCCGCGCGGAGTTCCTCCTGAAGGAGGCCGGGGTCCTGAGTGGCCTGGAGGTCGCCACGCGCGTGTTCGCGCTGGTGGACCCGACCGTGACCGTCACCTGGACCGCACAGGACGGCGAGGCCCGCACCCGCGGCCCGGTCGGGACGGTGCAGGGCGCGGCCCGCAGCCTCCTGACCGGCGAGCGGCTGGCGCTGAACCTGATGCAGCGCCTGTCGGGCGTGGCGACCCAGACGCGCCGTCACGTGGACGCCCTGGGCGAGTCGCGCACGCGGCTGCTCGACACGCGCAAGACCACGCCGCTGTGGCGCGACCTGGAAAAACAGGCGGTGCGGCACGGGGGTGGCTTCAACCACCGCGCGGGCCTGGACGACGGCATCCTGATCAAGGACAACCACGTCGCGGCCGCCGGGAGCATCACCGAGGCGATCCGCCGCGCGCGGGACCACGCGTACCTGCTGAAAGTCGAGTGCGAAGTGCCGAACCTCGCCGGGCTGGAGGAAGCCCTGCACGCCGGGGCGGACCGCGTGCTGCTGGACAACATGAGTGACGACCTGCTCGTGCAGGCGGTCGCCGTGCGGGACCGCCTCGCGCCGCACGTCACGCTGGAGGCCAGCGGGAACATGACGCCCGCGCGCCTCCCGGCCGTGGCGGTCAGCGGCGTGGATTTCGTGAGCGCCGGGGGCCTGACCCACTCCGCGCCCGCGCTGGACATCAGCCTGAACTTCATTCCCCTGCCCGAGGACTCCAAATGA
- the nadB gene encoding L-aspartate oxidase, whose protein sequence is MLETELLVVGGGVAGAYATLTARSYGADVILACKTPLVGGSTRWAQGGIAAPLAEGDEDAHAQDTVKAGRGLCEPEAVQAFVRDARSHVETLRDLGVTFSPHATLEGGHSRARIRHQGDATGHAISVALAEALQAGRSPALRVLEHAFVRNLRVSGGAVVGADLLTPDGPVRVRAGAVLLATGGFGRLYPVTTAPPEGTGDGLGLAWQAGAALRDLEFVQFHPTAVVRSGAAHLVTEAARGEGGRLLNARGERFMERYDPALELAPRDVVARAIAAEIAATGRVALDLRHLGAAFVRSRFPTVTASLAPLGLDLGADLIPVQPAVHYTMGGVQTDVQGRLTVPGLYAAGEVASSGLHGANRLASNSLSEGLVFGARAARAALAALKAVPARSEGLHAPLVDPACLPDLRAVVAGAAGLRRNAEGLRVALDGWQWPGTTAESRESLEAGHLALIGERLLRAALAREESRGGHHRTDFPREAASAVHSVQSRALGDAVARVPVGVPEARAAVLGSSA, encoded by the coding sequence ATGCTGGAAACGGAGCTGCTCGTGGTGGGCGGCGGGGTGGCCGGGGCGTACGCGACCCTCACGGCGCGCAGTTACGGCGCGGACGTCATCCTGGCCTGCAAGACGCCGCTGGTGGGCGGTTCGACCCGCTGGGCGCAGGGCGGCATCGCCGCGCCCCTGGCGGAGGGCGACGAGGACGCGCACGCGCAGGACACCGTGAAGGCCGGGCGGGGTCTGTGTGAACCGGAGGCGGTGCAGGCGTTCGTCCGCGACGCCCGCTCGCACGTGGAGACGCTGCGGGACCTGGGCGTGACGTTCAGTCCGCACGCGACGCTGGAGGGCGGGCACAGCCGGGCGCGCATCCGGCATCAGGGGGACGCGACCGGGCACGCGATCAGCGTGGCCCTGGCCGAGGCGCTGCAGGCGGGCCGCAGTCCGGCGCTGCGGGTGCTGGAGCACGCGTTCGTGCGGAACCTGCGCGTGTCGGGCGGCGCGGTGGTGGGCGCGGACCTGCTCACGCCGGACGGCCCGGTGCGGGTGCGGGCGGGGGCGGTGCTGCTCGCCACCGGGGGCTTCGGGCGGCTGTACCCGGTGACGACCGCGCCGCCGGAGGGCACCGGGGACGGGCTGGGGCTGGCGTGGCAGGCGGGCGCGGCGCTGCGCGACCTGGAGTTCGTGCAGTTCCACCCGACCGCCGTGGTTCGCAGCGGCGCGGCGCATCTGGTCACCGAGGCCGCGCGCGGCGAGGGCGGTCGCCTGCTGAACGCGCGCGGCGAGCGTTTCATGGAGCGGTACGACCCGGCGCTGGAACTCGCGCCGCGGGACGTGGTGGCCCGCGCGATCGCTGCGGAGATCGCCGCGACGGGCCGCGTGGCTCTGGACCTGCGGCACCTGGGCGCGGCGTTCGTGCGCTCACGCTTCCCGACCGTGACGGCATCCCTGGCCCCGCTGGGCCTGGACCTGGGCGCGGACCTGATCCCGGTGCAGCCCGCCGTGCACTACACGATGGGCGGCGTGCAGACGGACGTGCAGGGCCGCTTGACCGTGCCCGGCCTGTACGCGGCGGGCGAGGTCGCGTCTAGTGGCCTGCACGGCGCGAACCGGCTGGCGAGCAACAGCCTGTCGGAGGGGCTGGTGTTCGGCGCGCGGGCGGCCCGCGCGGCCCTGGCCGCCCTGAAGGCCGTGCCCGCCCGCTCGGAGGGCCTGCACGCGCCGCTGGTGGATCCAGCCTGCCTGCCCGACCTGCGCGCGGTGGTGGCGGGCGCGGCGGGCCTGCGCCGGAATGCCGAGGGCCTGCGCGTGGCGCTGGACGGCTGGCAGTGGCCGGGCACGACCGCCGAGTCCCGCGAGAGTCTGGAGGCGGGTCACCTCGCCCTGATCGGCGAGCGGCTGCTGCGCGCAGCCCTGGCCCGCGAGGAGTCGCGCGGCGGGCATCACCGCACGGACTTCCCGCGCGAGGCGGCGTCGGCCGTGCACTCGGTGCAGTCGCGGGCGCTGGGGGACGCGGTGGCCCGCGTGCCGGTAGGCGTGCCCGAGGCGCGCGCGGCTGTGCTAGGGTCATCCGCGTGA
- a CDS encoding class I SAM-dependent methyltransferase — MTDTQVVNPARFLGRADAYAAARPGYPPALGAWLQEAGLLSGGVADIGAGTGRFTALLLRAGARVAAVEPNPEMRGHLEADLDGAVRAGQLSVHAGTSEATGLPGASVDLITAAQAAHWFDPARTVPEFRRVLRPGGQVLLVWNDWRAEDAPFNRAYGEVVRAFTGDNPLRTRVLEDELPDHLPGGFERHTFRHEHPLTRDGLRALATSVSYLPNQGDEAYPALERALDAAFDRHAQEDRVTLAYQTQAFLGRLD; from the coding sequence ATGACCGACACGCAAGTGGTAAATCCCGCGCGGTTCCTGGGCCGCGCCGACGCGTACGCCGCGGCCCGCCCCGGCTACCCCCCCGCGCTGGGCGCATGGCTTCAGGAGGCCGGGCTGCTGTCGGGCGGCGTGGCGGACATCGGGGCGGGCACCGGACGCTTCACGGCGCTGCTGCTGCGGGCCGGGGCGCGCGTGGCGGCGGTGGAACCCAACCCGGAGATGCGCGGTCACCTTGAAGCCGACCTGGACGGGGCAGTGCGGGCCGGGCAGCTGAGCGTCCACGCGGGAACGTCCGAGGCGACCGGGCTGCCGGGCGCCAGCGTGGACCTGATCACGGCGGCGCAGGCCGCTCACTGGTTCGACCCGGCCCGCACCGTGCCGGAGTTCCGGCGGGTGCTGCGTCCGGGCGGGCAGGTGCTGCTGGTGTGGAACGACTGGCGCGCCGAGGATGCACCATTCAACCGCGCGTACGGCGAGGTCGTCCGGGCGTTCACCGGGGACAACCCACTGCGCACGCGGGTGCTGGAGGACGAGCTGCCGGATCACCTGCCCGGCGGATTCGAGCGGCACACCTTCAGGCACGAGCACCCCCTGACGCGGGACGGCCTGCGCGCACTGGCGACCAGCGTCAGCTACCTGCCGAACCAGGGCGACGAAGCCTACCCGGCGCTGGAGCGCGCGCTGGACGCCGCCTTCGACCGGCACGCGCAGGAGGACCGGGTCACCCTGGCGTACCAGACGCAGGCGTTCCTGGGTCGCCTGGACTGA
- a CDS encoding response regulator, whose protein sequence is MIDDDLTELALAHALLLDEHPDWSFRGSPHLAPLLPLLRAPASHPRLLLLDVHMPGQMGVDVLRQLRACAPTSLHVVMLASHDDARDRRAARQAGADGFHLKPVDPGAYRHLLYTLIRQVTDPNGTSSRLDSATS, encoded by the coding sequence ATGATCGACGACGATCTGACAGAACTCGCACTGGCTCACGCCCTTCTGCTGGACGAGCACCCGGACTGGTCCTTCCGGGGCAGCCCGCACCTCGCACCCCTCCTGCCGCTCCTGCGCGCTCCCGCATCCCATCCGCGCCTGCTGCTGCTCGATGTCCACATGCCGGGCCAAATGGGAGTGGACGTCCTGCGGCAGCTGCGCGCCTGCGCCCCCACCTCGCTGCACGTCGTGATGCTCGCCTCGCACGACGATGCCCGCGACCGCCGGGCGGCCCGGCAGGCCGGCGCGGACGGCTTCCACCTCAAACCCGTTGATCCCGGGGCGTACCGGCACCTGCTGTACACCCTGATCCGGCAGGTCACCGACCCGAACGGGACCTCCTCCCGGCTCGATTCCGCGACGTCCTAG
- a CDS encoding TetR/AcrR family transcriptional regulator: MVPRNRSVRRTKAALQSALVDLLLEQKNIQAVTVQAICDRADISRSTFYLHFENKDEVLSSYLLQMIGRVHDALRAWTGSDDSRWTVYFAHIAHIAPILSSLTSDGGPHAILSRYERQFAVVMQDLVLPGRISNLDHTVSYQAHYFSGGLLSLTWWWVEQDQCATPAQEMSRRYHALCSGHLCP, translated from the coding sequence ATGGTGCCCCGTAACCGCAGCGTCAGGCGAACCAAGGCGGCGCTTCAGTCCGCACTGGTCGACCTGTTGCTCGAACAGAAGAACATCCAGGCGGTGACGGTCCAGGCCATCTGCGACCGCGCCGACATCAGCCGCTCGACTTTCTACCTGCACTTCGAGAACAAGGACGAAGTACTCAGCAGCTACCTCCTTCAGATGATCGGCCGCGTTCACGACGCCCTGCGCGCCTGGACCGGCTCGGACGACTCCCGCTGGACCGTGTACTTCGCGCACATCGCGCACATCGCCCCCATTCTCAGTTCACTCACGTCCGACGGCGGCCCACACGCCATCCTCTCCCGCTACGAACGCCAGTTCGCGGTCGTGATGCAGGACCTCGTCCTGCCCGGCCGCATCTCGAATCTGGATCACACCGTCTCCTATCAGGCGCATTACTTCAGTGGCGGCCTGCTGTCCCTCACCTGGTGGTGGGTGGAACAGGACCAGTGCGCCACGCCCGCGCAGGAGATGTCACGCCGATACCACGCGCTATGCAGTGGGCACCTGTGCCCCTGA